ATTGAAAAGTCAATATTTTTTTGACGTTCTGGAGTCGGAGTCATCCCAGCCATGACAAAATCAGCGCGATTTGCTTGGAGTGCAGGAATTAACCCATTAAAATCAGATTCCATTATTTGAAGTTTAAACCCTAGCTTTTCAGCAAGGGTTTTGGCAATATCTATATCAAAGCCAACAATTTGGCGATCGCCTCCTTTCGTATCATAAAACTCATAAGGAGGATAATCTGGGGAAGTAATCATCGTTAGGGTGTCTTTCCCTAAAGGTGAAGCAGCTTTTAGAGAATTACTATGTCCGATGATGATGCTGATTCCTACTGCTGCTACAACCAGTATCGTCAATAGCCATCCTTTTTTTTTCTTCATAAAATATTCCGCACTTAAACTGCTACATCAATCGAGCAAATAATACCTGTGATATCATGTCCGCTGAATGGCTATGGTGTACACACAAATTTTCTAAATATTTCCCCACTTCTTGCTCTGCAATGCCATTGCATCGACTTGTTATGCCATTGCATCGACTTGTTATGCCATTGCATCGACTTGTTATGCCATTGCATCGGCTTGTTATGCCATTGCATTGGCTTGTTATGCCATTGCATCGACTTGTTATGCCATTGCATCGACTTGTTATGCCATTGCATCGGCTTGTTATGCCATTGCATCGACTTGCAAGCCTTAATTAATGCATAATAAAGTCTCTGCTTAGGGAACTCTAATAAATAAATTATTCAATCTTGTGGGGTGGGCAACATGAGCGCCCAATTCACAGGACAGGCAAGATGCCCATCCCACAAGAAATATTGTGATATTTTATTACTTGGAAGTCCCTTAATCCCATAAAAACTTCGGGACTGTCAAATTCTGACTTTAGTCGCCTCCAGCAACTTAACGCTGGCATAAATCGCATCAATATAAGGTGTAGGAATTTGAGTAAGTTTTCCCAATTCTGCCACCGCACCAACGATCGCGTCTATCTCCGTAGCGCGTCCGGCTTCAATATCTTGTAACATTGAGGTTTTATGGGAACCAACATTTTCTGCGCCATTAATTCGCTGTTCTAAAGTGATGCCAAACTTTATACCTAAGTTTTCTGCGATCGCTTGAGTTTCTGTCATCATTTGTCGCGCTAGTTCGCGGCTGAGGGGATAACGACAAATATCCTCTAGAGTCGCACCAGTTAAGGCACTGATGGGATTAAACGCTACATTTCCCCACAACTTGATCCAAATTTCCGTGCGAATCTGATTGCGGATTGGTGCTTTGAATCCTGCTTGTTTTAAAGTCTGTGCTAATAATTGGATGCGATCGCTTTTACTACCATCGATTTCACCGAGAGTAAAGCGATCGCCTTCAATATGTTTGATTACACCCGGTTCAATTATCTCAGTTGCCGGGTAAACCACACAACCGATAGCGCGTTCAGCACCGATACTAGCTTCAATAATCCCATCTGCGTCGACAGATTGAATCCGCGTACCTTCATATTCACCGCCATGCTTGCGAAAGTACCACCAAGGAACGCCATTTTGAGCTGTCACCACCATCGTGTGAGGATTGTAGAGTGCAGGGAGAAAAGGTGCGATCGCACGAACACTGTGAGCCTTCACAGTTAAAATTACTACATCCTGTAGCCCCGCTTCTTGAATATCGCTAGTTGCCAGAAATGGAGTAGCAATTTGGCTAGAACCATCTGCCATGAGTAACTTCAGCCCATTTTTTTGAATTGCCTCCAAATGAGAACCACGCGCGATTAGTGTCACCTCTTCACCCGCCAGTGCCAATTTCGCCCCTAAATATCCACCAATCGCACCCGCGCCAACAATACAGATTTTCATTTAGCCAAAAAATATGATTTGTAGAAAACGGTATCCAATTAAGTTCCCAGTAGTAAATTCTCCAGATCAGAGTGGAAAAATTCACAACTACTACTCATTACTCATTACTCATTACTCATTACTCATTACTCATTACTCATTACTCATTACTCCTAAAGCTTCGCATCGCTTCTAATAAATCTTGATGAACAGATTTTGAAGCAGCTACGATCAATCCAGGCATACTATAGTTTTGACAAGTATGCAGTGGCGGTAAAATCGAACCGTCCAAAGTAGTTACAATCCAGCCAGCCTCTTTTGCAATAAAAGCGAGTGCAGCACTATCAAGAAATTTGCCCGATTTAATGACTGCTCCGCTCAAGTCGCCACTGAGAATACCATTAAGATTGGGAATTTGAATATCACTAGAGTAATCAGCCGCTATATCGATTACTTTATATCGATCTTTTAATAAATGTGCGATGGAATTCATTCCCCATCCCAATAAAATAGAAGGTTTGGCGGACGTTATATCTAATGGGGCACAAGCTTCTAAATTCATCTCCAGCGTGCCTTTAAAAGCACCTTCACCTCTAAGGGCGTAAAAATAAATGTTTTGGGCAGGAGAAATGGCAATTACTGCTTCAAAGTCATCCGCATTTAGAATACTGAGAATAATTTGGTAATTAGAATGTCCATCCATATAAAACTTTGTGCCATCAATCGGGTCAAGTGTTACTAAGTAATCACCTTCTGAACCGAGTTCGGTAGCGCGAAAATATTTGGTATTATTAGAACTTTCATATTCTTCACCATAAAAGCGAATATCTGGGAAAGTTCCTAGTAATACTACTTCTACTAAATTTTGAATAGCCACATCTGCATCAGTAAGAGCGGCACTAAAAAAGTTGTTTGCTTGTTCTTTGGCAGGAAGTGCAGCAATTTTTGGTTGTAGAAAATGGGCATAGGCTGCTGCTACTTTGAGATGGGGGAGTAAAGTCTCTAAAATTAATCGAGTAGTTGGTTTTGTGGACATTGCAGCAAACTCCTTTTAGAAATGATCTACCGTCCGCAAGGCAATAGAATTCTATATCTAGACAAAATTACGGTATCATTTGGATGCAATGATACCACCGTTGCTATATTACTTTAATCTGTATGTCTCTAAGAGCCTATAGAGGAGTAAGCTCAAAATAGAAGTGGGTTAAGGGGCAATGATTAGGGTCGCAGAAAAACTAATGGGTAATTCCCTATCTTCTAATCCTAAATTTTCAAAACCTGGTTTAGTTGGTGCAGAAAAAACCTCTAAATAACCTGGTGTCGGCAAAAAACTAGCGAAAAATGGACTAGAATAATTTCCTCCCGAAGTGGAATAGGCAAAACCCTTATCTGTTAATTGCTGAGTATTAAGGCTAATTAAATTATCAATATCAAAAGGTTCGTTTCCTGGCATTGGAGTACCAGCGGGTTGCAGGCCAGTAATTGTTTCACCATTTCGTGTACCAGTAATTTCAGTAATCAGGTAAAAACCCAAATCGTTAGGGGTGTCATTAGTCGTCAAAGTACCGTTCGCCGCTATGCCAGTACCAGAATAATTCCAACTCCAACTTAAAGCAGAAGCGGCTGGCATTGTCCCGAAAACTAATCCAGATATGGTGGCAAGGGCTATAACAGATAAAGCTAGATTTTTCATGGAATTTGTGACTGCGATCGTTCCCGTGTATTATACGGAATTAGGA
This portion of the Nostoc sp. GT001 genome encodes:
- a CDS encoding PEP-CTERM sorting domain-containing protein: MKNLALSVIALATISGLVFGTMPAASALSWSWNYSGTGIAANGTLTTNDTPNDLGFYLITEITGTRNGETITGLQPAGTPMPGNEPFDIDNLISLNTQQLTDKGFAYSTSGGNYSSPFFASFLPTPGYLEVFSAPTKPGFENLGLEDRELPISFSATLIIAP
- a CDS encoding 2-dehydropantoate 2-reductase, whose protein sequence is MKICIVGAGAIGGYLGAKLALAGEEVTLIARGSHLEAIQKNGLKLLMADGSSQIATPFLATSDIQEAGLQDVVILTVKAHSVRAIAPFLPALYNPHTMVVTAQNGVPWWYFRKHGGEYEGTRIQSVDADGIIEASIGAERAIGCVVYPATEIIEPGVIKHIEGDRFTLGEIDGSKSDRIQLLAQTLKQAGFKAPIRNQIRTEIWIKLWGNVAFNPISALTGATLEDICRYPLSRELARQMMTETQAIAENLGIKFGITLEQRINGAENVGSHKTSMLQDIEAGRATEIDAIVGAVAELGKLTQIPTPYIDAIYASVKLLEATKVRI
- a CDS encoding inositol monophosphatase family protein, which translates into the protein MSTKPTTRLILETLLPHLKVAAAYAHFLQPKIAALPAKEQANNFFSAALTDADVAIQNLVEVVLLGTFPDIRFYGEEYESSNNTKYFRATELGSEGDYLVTLDPIDGTKFYMDGHSNYQIILSILNADDFEAVIAISPAQNIYFYALRGEGAFKGTLEMNLEACAPLDITSAKPSILLGWGMNSIAHLLKDRYKVIDIAADYSSDIQIPNLNGILSGDLSGAVIKSGKFLDSAALAFIAKEAGWIVTTLDGSILPPLHTCQNYSMPGLIVAASKSVHQDLLEAMRSFRSNE